The following is a genomic window from Haloarcula sp. DT43.
CTGGTCAACGTCGCCGGGGCCGGCCCGGACGCCACGGTCCTGGACCCGATGTGTGGCACCGGCGGGCTCCTGCTGGAGGCGGGGCTGGTCGGGGCCGACGTGGTCGGCGGCGACGCGCAGGCGAAGATGGTCCGCGGGACGCGCGAGAACCTCGCGTACGCGCTCGACGGCGACGGCCATCCCGACAGAGACGCCTATCCCGAGGCGGGCGAGTGGGGGCTGGTCCGCTCCGACGCGTCCGCGCTGCCGGTGGCCGACGACGCCGCCGACGCCGTCGTGTTCGATGCGCCCTACGGCCGACAGTCCCGCATCGAGGGCGAACTGGCCCCCCTCGTCGCCGGTGCGCTCGGCGAAGCCGCCCGCGTCGCTGCGCGGTGCGTGCTGGTCGCGGACCGCGACTGGCGAGACACCGCGACGGACGCGGGCTGGACCGTCACCGACTACTTCCGACGGCGGGTCCACCGTTCGCTAGTCAGGCACGTTCACGTCCTTGAGTGAACGTACGTCCAGTTTCTCTGGACAGCCGTTGTGCTTCGTCGCGGTATGAGCAAGGTTTATCCCACGACGAGTGCCAAGTAGTACCAAGCATGCCGACGTGGTCAGACCCAGCCCCCTGTGACGACGACGAACAGCTGTTCGAATGTCCGGACTGCGGAAAACGGCTGTGTAGCGAGCGCTCGACGGTCAGCTGCGACCGCTGTGAGACGGCGATGCAGAACCTCAGCGTGCCGCGACCGGAGTAACTATTCCAGAAGCGCCATCGCTCGCTCGGTGTCGCCGTCCATCCGCTCCAGCAGGTCCCGGGCCCGCTCCCGGGCCGTGTCGTCGCAGTGGACCAGCACCATTCCCTCGTCCGGCTGGCCGTAGACGACGCTCGCCCCGGCCGGCGCGGCGAGGACGACGGGCAGCGTGGCGAGGTCCTCCTCGCCGTCGACGTCGACGAGCGTCGTCCCCTCGCTGTCGAGGCCGTCACGGAGCGCGCCGAGCAGCGCGGCGGTGAGCGTCGCGGCCGGGTTCGCCACGGCGAGTTCCCGGTCGAAGCCGTCGATTGCCGCCGTCACGTCCGCGTCGACGGCCGAGCGCTTGGTCCGTTCGTCGACCAGCGCGAGGTCCGGCACGCGGCCGGCCTCGACGAGGTGGTAGGTGACCATGTCGCCGACGGCGATAATCGGGTCCGCGGCGTCGGCCAGCAGCGCCGCTGTGTCGGTGTAGATGCGTCCGAGCGGCTCTTTCAGGTCCGTTCGCAGGCCGCTCGGGAGTTCGAGAACGACGTCGGACACGTTAGCGGACTTTCAGCGCGTACTTGCCCGGCTCGGTCACTTCCATCTCGGCGGCGATGTCGGAGCGGTCCGGGTGCGCGATGACGACGTAGCCGGCCCAGTCCTCCGTCAGCGCGGTGCCGCCACAGGCCTCACAC
Proteins encoded in this region:
- a CDS encoding rubrerythrin-like domain-containing protein, giving the protein MPTWSDPAPCDDDEQLFECPDCGKRLCSERSTVSCDRCETAMQNLSVPRPE
- a CDS encoding GTP-dependent dephospho-CoA kinase family protein; this encodes MSDVVLELPSGLRTDLKEPLGRIYTDTAALLADAADPIIAVGDMVTYHLVEAGRVPDLALVDERTKRSAVDADVTAAIDGFDRELAVANPAATLTAALLGALRDGLDSEGTTLVDVDGEEDLATLPVVLAAPAGASVVYGQPDEGMVLVHCDDTARERARDLLERMDGDTERAMALLE
- the spt4 gene encoding transcription elongation factor subunit Spt4, encoding MADRLVCRDCHRVQSAEIESQCEACGGTALTEDWAGYVVIAHPDRSDIAAEMEVTEPGKYALKVR